One stretch of Rosistilla oblonga DNA includes these proteins:
- a CDS encoding DUF1559 domain-containing protein encodes MNGSRTLCRVTAPRPLRGFTLVELLVVIAIIGILVGLLLPAVQAAREAARRMQCSNNLKQMTLAMHNYESTHRVFPPGSLGYPFVWSPQSQLLPFVEQSNLKDLLVYEVPPMNAFGGGYNAAQVAQNDAAAQQRLPFITCPSDGEFVPGSDYGGISYPGSSGSGINNVGDASDDGSVSNADGIFFTKSKIGFRDVTDGTSHTIAFGEQLLGDGQNTAPANNDFRRRVVELAMATQTTTAACDPGSAPAWSGQRGAKWVNGHLADSMFNLFYTPNSKEPDCHNGYHNFGLVSARSNHPGGVQTSLVDGSVRFVGETVDLSVWRAAGTRSGGEIAGEL; translated from the coding sequence TTGAACGGTTCTCGAACCTTGTGTCGCGTCACTGCGCCGCGACCTTTGCGTGGTTTCACCCTCGTCGAACTGTTGGTCGTGATCGCGATCATCGGGATCCTGGTTGGGCTGTTGCTGCCCGCAGTCCAAGCGGCTCGCGAAGCAGCGCGGCGGATGCAGTGTTCCAACAATTTGAAACAGATGACGCTCGCGATGCACAACTACGAATCGACGCATCGCGTCTTCCCGCCGGGCAGCCTCGGTTATCCGTTTGTTTGGTCGCCTCAATCGCAACTGCTGCCGTTTGTCGAACAGTCGAACTTGAAGGATCTGTTGGTCTACGAAGTGCCACCAATGAACGCGTTTGGCGGCGGGTACAACGCCGCGCAGGTTGCGCAAAACGATGCCGCCGCGCAACAGCGGCTGCCGTTTATCACCTGTCCCAGCGATGGTGAGTTTGTTCCCGGATCGGATTACGGCGGGATCAGCTATCCCGGTTCCAGCGGTTCGGGAATCAACAATGTCGGCGATGCCAGCGACGATGGTTCGGTCTCCAACGCCGACGGAATCTTCTTTACGAAATCGAAGATCGGGTTCCGCGACGTTACCGATGGAACCAGCCACACGATTGCGTTTGGCGAGCAGTTGTTAGGAGACGGGCAGAACACAGCTCCCGCCAACAACGATTTCCGCCGCCGCGTCGTCGAATTGGCGATGGCGACGCAAACGACCACCGCGGCTTGCGATCCTGGATCGGCACCGGCGTGGTCGGGGCAGCGCGGAGCGAAATGGGTTAACGGCCACTTGGCCGATTCGATGTTCAACCTGTTTTACACGCCGAATTCGAAAGAGCCCGATTGCCACAACGGCTACCACAACTTCGGTTTGGTTAGCGCCCGCAGCAATCATCCCGGCGGCGTGCAGACTTCGTTGGTCGATGGCAGCGTGCGGTTTGTCGGCGAGACAGTCGATTTGAGCGTTTGGCGAGCTGCCGGAACACGATCCGGAGGCGAGATCGCGGGCGAACTGTAG
- the ndk gene encoding nucleoside-diphosphate kinase, which yields MERTLVLLKPDCVQRRLMGEIISRFEAKGLNIVGMKMMHVTPDLAKQHYAEHVEKPFYPSLESFITSAPIVALAIDGIEVIRVMRDLLGATNGCNAAPGTIRGDFSNSRQMNLVHASDGPEAAARELDLYFGTGDLCDFDHVTEEFMRAADE from the coding sequence ATGGAGCGTACGCTTGTACTGCTGAAACCCGATTGCGTTCAACGCCGTTTGATGGGCGAGATCATCAGCCGATTCGAAGCCAAGGGGCTGAACATCGTCGGCATGAAGATGATGCACGTGACTCCCGATCTGGCCAAACAACATTATGCAGAGCATGTTGAGAAGCCATTTTACCCAAGCCTGGAGTCGTTCATCACCAGCGCGCCGATCGTCGCATTGGCGATCGACGGGATCGAAGTCATCCGCGTGATGCGCGACCTGCTGGGTGCGACCAACGGTTGCAATGCAGCTCCCGGAACGATCCGTGGCGATTTCAGCAACAGCCGCCAAATGAACCTGGTTCACGCGTCGGACGGCCCCGAAGCTGCCGCTCGCGAACTGGACCTCTACTTCGGCACTGGCGATCTCTGCGATTTCGACCACGTCACCGAAGAGTTCATGCGCGCCGCCGACGAATAG